The genomic region GCAGGCAAATGCGACCCCGATCTTCCGCAGGTTCCGGTTTTTTGACAGGAACCGGTCATAATAGCCGGCACCGTACCCGATCCTTCCGCCGCTTCGGTCAAACCCGAGCATCGGGAGGATAATCGTACCAATCTCTTTAGGATCTGCCGGAATCTCACTGCCGATGGGTTCAGGAACGCCAAACGTGCTCGGAACAAGTGCGGAAAAATCCCGTAAATATGACAGCCGGAGGCTTACGTCTTCTTTAACGATGATCGGGACAACAACCGGATTTCCCTGCCTTAAGAGGGAAAGGATCAACGGCTCGGTATTGACCTCTTTTTCCTTTGAAGTAAAGACCATTACCGTCTCATCATGCCTGATGATTTCCATGAGATGATGGCAGATCGCGTGGCTTTTTAAAAGCCGGTCTTTTGGTATCATTGCTTCTTTTTTCTGGCGCAGGATCTGCCGTATGCTGTTTTTCAGCTCCCTCATGGGCAGTAGTATATCGCAGGCGTATTTATGGTTTTATATTTTCCAGCTCCAAACTTACCGATAGATCATTCACACGGTCCTGTCTGAAAACAGACTATCATAACAAAGAAGAATCAGGTTCTCCACCTGGTTCTCACTGTAAGATCTCGATTTCTGGTAGGTATCCTGGTTTTTGTTGGGTTTTAAAGCCTGATATCCACATCCATTTTCAATGGTGCGACTGCAGGAATTTTATGATACGCTCCTGCACGTCATGGACTTGCGGTGAGATCCATGCGCAGAAGTGGGAACCTTGCCGCACCCATAGTTCCTCAGCAAAGGGAATATTCTCCCGTGCGTACACACCGTGATAGAAGAGGACGTCACTGTCATGGGTCCCGTGGATGATGAGTGCCGGGCACCGTATCCTGTCAACGGGAAGGTCAGGGAGTGTTGCGAGATGTCTCATATCATTATCAACGCCGACCTTTCTTCTGGAGTAATCCGACATTGAACGCACAAGGCGGAAGAAAAAACGCATCTGGTCGGGATCCTGGGTTGCTGCATCGACCTGCTTGTCGATCTGCTCAGGCCG from Methanoregula sp. harbors:
- a CDS encoding 5-formyltetrahydrofolate cyclo-ligase; this encodes MRELKNSIRQILRQKKEAMIPKDRLLKSHAICHHLMEIIRHDETVMVFTSKEKEVNTEPLILSLLRQGNPVVVPIIVKEDVSLRLSYLRDFSALVPSTFGVPEPIGSEIPADPKEIGTIILPMLGFDRSGGRIGYGAGYYDRFLSKNRNLRKIGVAFACQEVDSLPVDENDVPMDYIITEDGIVYRDRTVSNGDQRHRDT